Proteins co-encoded in one Pocillopora verrucosa isolate sample1 chromosome 1, ASM3666991v2, whole genome shotgun sequence genomic window:
- the LOC131784240 gene encoding protein KTI12 homolog codes for MPLIIMCGFPCSGKSKRAQELRNYLENRGKTVYLASDENSSLDRNTVYSASANEKEARGLLKSAVERLISRDDVVILDSLNYIKGYRYELYCVAKAHKTTHCIVHCDTSKEICSEWNKTRESRYNDEILDALVMRFEPPDSRNRWDSPLFVIQVDDDLPFESIYDALINRVPPPPNQATQPQPLSATNFLYELDKITQEIVTVLINSQRTFVPGDHITVPGTSEKVVLNRTANMAELRKIRRQFITYTKMHPVEDTKKISNMFVQYLNSSLQ; via the exons ATGCCACTAATAATCATGTGTGGATTTCCTTGTTCTGGAAAGTCAAAGAGAGCACAGGAATTAAGGAATTACTTGGAAAACAGGGGGAAAACTGTCTATTTAGCGAGCGACGAAAATAGCTCTTTGGACAGAAATACTGTGTATTCAG CCTCagcaaatgaaaaggaagcaaGAGGTCTTTTAAAGTCTGCAGTGGAAAG GCTTATTTCAAGAGATGATGTAGTTATTTTGGACTCCCTCAATTACATAAAAg GTTATAGATATGAGTTATACTGTGTTGCAAAGGCACACAAGACCACACATTGTATA GTGCATTGTGACACTTCTAAAGAAATCTGTTCAGAGTGGaataaaacaagagaaagtaGATATAATGATGAAAT ATTAGATGCTTTAGTAATGAGGTTTGAGCCGCCTGACTCAAGGAACAGATGGGACTCTCCGTTATTTGTCATCCAG GTTGATGATGACCTTCCATTTGAATCTATATATGATGCATTAATCAACAGAGTACCACCGCCGCCAAACCAGGCTACTCAACCG caACCTTTGTCAGCAACAAACTTCCTCTACGAGCTTGACAAAATAACTCAAGAAATAGTTACT GTCTTGATAAATTCCCAACGGACGTTTGTACCTGGGGATCACATCACGGTCCCGGGAACATCGGAGAAA GTTGTTCTGAATAGGACTGCAAACATGgcagaattaagaaaaatacgTCGACAATTTATTACCTACACTAAAATGCATCCTGTCGAAGATACGAAGAAAATTTCCAATATGTTTGTGCAGTATCTGAATAGTAGCTTACaataa
- the LOC131784249 gene encoding LOW QUALITY PROTEIN: latrophilin Cirl (The sequence of the model RefSeq protein was modified relative to this genomic sequence to represent the inferred CDS: deleted 2 bases in 2 codons), with amino-acid sequence MKFTCVLVVLALVAYLASFSSEAKRAKKGEAFMIKQISNKLKAVCPNQKKNLKQVLSIVSSVDLTLRFTHSRIGAIDLATKQLRKANTKIFQRLTKLDRKLTTITKMMRKAINGDKPKSVTICENKKTTITCKKGKKMNILHANYGRLNKNTCGKSTVTNCRASTSLGIVQKTCKGKVSCALHASKSVFGDPCRGVRKYLTVKYKCE; translated from the exons ATGAAATTCACTTGCGTTCTCGTTGTTTTGGCGCTCGTAGCCTACCTGGCATCATTTAGTTCCGAAGCTAAACGAGCTAAAAAGGGAGAAGCGtttatgataaaacaaatcTCTAACAAGCTCAAAGCAGTTTGCCCCAACCAGAAGAAAAATCTCAAACAAGTTTTGTCCATTGTAAGTTCCGTTGACTTGACTCTTCGCTTCACTCATAGCAGAATTGGTGCAATTGACTTGGCAACAAAACAACTGAGGAAAG CGAACACAAAGATTTTCCAGCGCTTGACCAAGTTAGACCGTAAACTGACCACCATTACAAAGATGATGAGAAAGGCGATTAACGGAG ACAAACCTAAATCAGTGACGATCTGCGAAAAC AAGAAAACTACCATAACTTgcaagaaagggaagaaaatgaaCATCCTGCATGCAAATTATGGTCGACTCAACAAAAACACGTGTGGCAAGTCTACAGTGACCAATTGCCGTGCCTCCACGTCC CTTGGCATTGTGCAGAAAACGTGCAAAGGGAAAGTCAGTTGTGCACTGCATGCGAGTAAAAGCGTGTTTGGTGATCCGTGCCGAGGAGTCAGAAAATATCTTACTGTGAAGTACAAGTGTGAATGA
- the LOC131784242 gene encoding thioredoxin domain-containing protein-like, which translates to MADIVSFIRLCTLLQLVVCQFCWCDSSVKILDDKSFEHLTQASTGATTGDWLIVFSFTERDPECVQCKKADEAIEKSQERLGHKLNFARVLPPRSKLTLRRFDVHKWPTVLLLKQGKQYHYSSENLDAESFVNFVEEGYKLAAVTPVPPPIGKFDVFLEEIMDDVRHIIMLRKNAAAMIFIAGILFGLMITPVLKLLVVCLYNSFLQEPDSDQNFEDEGLGKDEVDEDEGEEEKKDR; encoded by the exons ATGGCGGACATTGTGAGCTTCATCAGACTTTGTACATTGCTTCAGCTTGTTGTGTGTCAATTTTGCTGGTGTGATAGTTCTGTTAAAATCCTCGATGATAAATCTTTTGAGCACTTGACTCAAGCCTCAACGGGAGCAACAACTGGAGATTGGTTGATAGTTTt CTCTTTCACTGAACGGGATCCAGAGTGTGTACAATGCAAGAAAGCAGATGAGGCAATTGAGAAAAGTCAAGAACG GTTGGGCCACAAGTTGAATTTTGCCAGAGTGTTACCACCTAGAAGTAAAT tgacaCTTAGAAGATTCGATGTTCACAAATGGCCAACTGTTCTTCT cctTAAACAGGGCAAACAATATCATTACTCATCAGAGAATCTTGATGCAGAgtcttttgtaaattttgtcgAAGAAGGTTACAAGCTGGCAGCAGTTACACCAGTACCACCTCCTATAGGAAAATT CGATGTTTTCCTTGAAGAAATCATGGATGATGTAAGG CACATTATAATGCTGAGAAAAAATGCAGCTGCCATGATTTTTATTGCGGGAATACTGTTTGGTCTAATGATCACACCAGTACTTAAATTGTTGGTGGTATGTCTCTACAACTCGTTCCTACAAGAACCAGACTCAGACCAAAACTTTGAAGATGAGGGTTTGGGAAAAGATGAAGTTGATGAAGATGAAGgagaggaagaaaagaaagacagaTGA